A region of Thermus caldifontis DNA encodes the following proteins:
- a CDS encoding acyl-CoA thioesterase — protein sequence MKETRMVHTVFPGETNHYGTLFGGTALAWMDQAAFVAATRHARRKVVTVHSDAVDFKRPVPLGSIVELRARVVEVGHTSMRVEVEMWVEPIEAGKEAYLAARGGFVLVAVDERGRPVPVPPLGGER from the coding sequence ATGAAGGAAACGCGCATGGTGCATACCGTTTTCCCTGGGGAAACCAACCATTACGGAACCCTTTTTGGCGGCACCGCCTTGGCCTGGATGGACCAAGCGGCCTTCGTGGCCGCCACCCGCCATGCCCGGCGGAAGGTGGTAACCGTTCACTCGGATGCGGTGGACTTTAAGCGCCCGGTGCCCTTGGGCTCCATCGTGGAGCTCAGGGCCCGGGTGGTAGAGGTGGGCCACACCTCCATGCGGGTGGAGGTAGAGATGTGGGTAGAGCCCATAGAAGCGGGTAAAGAAGCCTATCTGGCGGCCAGGGGAGGCTTCGTGCTGGTGGCGGTGGACGAAAGGGGGCGTCCCGTTCCTGTGCCCCCCTTGGGAGGGGAGAGATGA